tttatttattaggtaaattttaattttaatattcatggAGGTAATACCTATGAGGATTTCTGCACTCAGGGTCTATCACTTCAGAGAGGATGTTCCTTTGCTTTTCCAGGCATCCAATAGGAAAACCAATCCATTACCACCTTACATTTATTTCCTGGCTTAGAGTTTACTGGATGGAACTAGTGATGGAAATAGAAACCCCATACTAATGGGAGTTTCGAGATTTTCGGGAGAAActtctcttcatattttttcttcatgcaGAGTCAATTCTGAGACAGACAGGTTTCCTGTGCAGATTGTCTCCTTTCCTAGTTTAGTATTTAATTTAGGATATATCACTTCCTAAGCTcctcatttatgtttattttaatttcctatcTTATGGAGATCCAGTGCCTGCACATGGCACAAGATGATTAGAACAAAGCAAACATTCTCAAGGCGGCTGCCAGCCTCGGGACTTAACTACCATGTTGACCTGTGATCCGATTTCTATTTtacttcatattatttattttatttttgacctcTGAAATGTTTGTGTTAGCTTGGCATACagttgaaaagaatttaaaatattttctcattgagCACTTTAACGTATTTTATAATAGGAGGGTTTTAGcgattgctatggtctgaatgttgtgtccctccaaaactcatgttgaaatttaatcaccATTGCAgaggtattaagaggtggggccatTTGGGAGGTATTTAGGTCATGAGAGTTCCACTCCCATGAAGGAGATTATTGCCCTGACAAAAgctgaagctcttactcgaggggggaggggagcatgggcaatatatgtaaccttaacacttgtacccctataatacgctaaaataaaaataaataaataaataataaataaataaagagactgCAGGGAGCATCCTatccccttctgccatgtgcaGTCCAAATTTAGGACTTCCATATTCACGCTTCTTGACTTCCTGTTTTTTTACACTGTAGATTATGTCCTCCGTAGGGAGAGACTTCACTGGTACGTTGCCATGGAAACTCTGTCATTGGTTGACTTCCTACGTCGCTTGCTCTTTCTGAGTGAAATACCTACTTTTGCCTGCCCTAACAAAAGTGGTGCTCCCTGAACTCCAGCCCAGGGATCTGACTCAGGAGCGGCTGGGATACCGTAACCGGGTGCAGGTACTGTAACTGGGTGCAGGCACTTACAGCAGGGTCTGAAGGCAAAGCCTATCGTGGGCAAGAAGATGTGCACACAGGTGGAGTCCAATGAGCATTGGGGGTCTTATGCAGTCCTGAAGTTTCTGGCCAGCCCTCAGGGATCCCCCCTGCCTATTGTCCACAGAATGAACTTTGGCCTTAGGTTTAGGTTCATATGTGGCCGAGTTGGGCCTGTCCTCCATGCCTCAGGAATAGCACAAAAACTCTTTCTGGGAGGTCCCCCAGCTTTCCCACTCAGCAGCCTTCCTGTGTCAGAGCAGGTTGGGACCGGCCAGGATGGTGCggacagagaggagaggaaggtaGGGAGTGGGTGGGACCACATCCTGCCCTGAAGCTGAGTGGCCAGCGTGGGGAGAGAGTACCAGGGTCTTTAAAAAGTTCGAGGAAAAAGCATATTATGAAAAACTACAcgtgaattttaaaactttcttacactaaaataaactcatactaatTTGTTATAACCTGTCTGAACAgcatctagtttgaggcactaagaaggatagGACAGCAGTTTGAAAGGAGCCCCCAACAGAGCAACACAAACTCTGCTAAAATGGAAGCGAGAGCAAACATTACATTTATGGTGGGTGGAAGCTTGTGTGGAAGAACGGTGAAATCACTGATGCGTTATGAAAAGTTTATGGTGACAATGctccaaagaaatcagcagttcaTAAATGGATAACTCACTTTAAGAAGCATGAGATAATGTTGAAATTGAAGCCCGCAGTAGCCGACCATCCACATCAATCCTTGAGGAAAAGTTAATCTTGTTCGTGCCCTAATTAAAGAGGACCAGCGATTATCAGTAGAAATAACAGCCAACAACACCCCAGGCATTTCCAATGGTTCAGCTTACACGGTCCTGACTGAAATACTCAAATTGAGCAAACTGTCCACCGGATGGCTGCTCCTGACAAGAGCAGACTTCTCAACGGAAATTTGAAACAcctgggatcaagatcctgaagggTTTCTTTAAAGAACTGTACTGGGAGACAGAATATGGCTTTACCAATAGGATCCTGAGGACACAGTACAATGAAAGCAACGGCTACCAGGAAGTGGACGTGGTCCCGGCACAGCACAAGTAGTCAAGGACAAAGGTCATGGCGATAGATTTTGGGGATGCTCAAGCCGTTTTGCTCGTTGACTGTCCGGGGAGCCAAAGAACAACAACATCTGCTTATCATGAGTGTTTGGggaaagttagccaaagctttagcagaacaATGCCTGGGAAAGCTTCACCGGAGAGTCCTTCTCCACCCCCACGGCGCTCCTGCGCGCTCCTCTCCCCAAACGCGGGCGATCGTGTGCGAGTTTCCGTGGGAAATCAGTAGGCACCCACCTTgcagtcctgatttggctcccTCTGACTTCCTTTTGTTCCCTATTTGTAAAAAATCTTAAAGGCCCCGCTTTTCTTCAGTTAATAGTGtaaaaaaagactgcattgatGTGGTTAAATCCTCAGGACCCTCAGTTCTTCAGGGACGGATTAAAAGGCTGGGGTCATCCCTGACAAAAGTGTCTCGACCTTGAGAGAGCCTATGCCGagaaatactgtttatttttactttatcttttaatCACATTTGTCCATGAACTTTTTGTAGTCCCCTTGTTTTTGATTTGGATAAAACTTTGATTTCTCAGCTCTCTTTGGGCAGCTGTGTCTTAATTGTAAAACAAAAGACATCGTCTCTGCTGCTGTCTACTTGGCCCAAGTTTCCGATGTTGGAAAGGTCCACGTGGGAGAACTCATCTCATGACTCCATGCACCTGTGCCAGCTGGCGGGTGAAATCCAAGTTCCTTCAGTGGAGATCCTGACCTTCTGTCTTCTGGAATCTGGAAGAAAGAGCTGAGGAAGGGTGGCCATGGCACCTCTCCCACTGGAACAGGAGTGTCCCCTGGATGGTGCCCCACTGCCCCATGCTGAGGAGTTCTTCACTGCAGGGATGTCTCAGCCCAATCATTCAGTCTCCCCCACAGGTACTGGGTCACCTGAAAGGTCAGAAGCATCTGAGCACACCCTTTTTATGGTTTATGGTGGACCTCGGCCCCTTCCCCATCAACACTGAAGCTCTCAGAGGCAAAGAGGAGTAGAGGAAAAGAGTGATTGTCAGCAACAACCAGAGTTACAAGGTTTGATTTCAAGGAGAAAATCTTGTCACCAAAACCACTACCACGAGATTTGGACTTGCTCTGAATGCAAACTGAGGAGGCCCTTGATCAGAGCCAACTACACTTGCCCCTACCCTCTGCCAAGAAGTCAGACCAAGAGGGAATCCACGGAAAAAAGTTTAATGCAACAGCTTCCAATAGTCTGCAGTGAGTCGGAGCTCTAGGGGGTTGGGCCTACGGCACTGCCCGTAGCTCACGGCAGGCCAAGGCCGACTACGGTGGCGGTGAACGCCAGAAAGATGGCCAGCCTGGCACTGCTGAGGCTGACCTCACTTGCTCTGCCAGTGTATTGTCTGAACGTTGTATAGTCCATGGTTGGCCCGACTTCATTGCATAAGTTGCTTTTACAACACAGTATATAGAAGAAGGGCATAGGCCCTTCTATTAGAAACCGCTTGGTTCGACGAGCGGGGGGTTCCTCAATTGCTGGGCACCATCTCGCGCACTGCTTTGAAGTCATGAAGAAACGTGGAAATATTTCTAataggaaagagagacagagagagagagagaaaatcacgTGAATCCAAGCTCTAACACAAAGCCTTTCTGTCTGTG
This genomic interval from Microcebus murinus isolate Inina chromosome 7, M.murinus_Inina_mat1.0, whole genome shotgun sequence contains the following:
- the LY6K gene encoding lymphocyte antigen 6K, giving the protein MALLPLLLVVGLPLVQAETNSTARQAARLQCHVCEEENDFACKNPSQCGEHEKFCGIITVKIFPRFFMTSKQCARWCPAIEEPPARRTKRFLIEGPMPFFYILCCKSNLCNEVGPTMDYTTFRQYTGRASEVSLSSARLAIFLAFTATVVGLGLP